In the genome of Dama dama isolate Ldn47 chromosome 33, ASM3311817v1, whole genome shotgun sequence, the window ATATAGATAGCTACACACACATATCATGTGGCTTTGCATTGGATATGAAGACCTAGTTTGGAGGTTGCACATTTTTCAGTGATCACACTTTCCTATATATTCTGGATGTGTCTCAAAGACTATCTCGGGGTCCCAGCAGCTCGGGCGGCGGGAGGAGCGGCAGCGGTCAGGCTACTCAGCTTCGCGAAGGCTCTCGGCGCGCCCGGCTCTCGCCCGCCCCGCCGCCACGATGCCCAAGAGGAAGGTCAGCTCCGCCGAGGGGGCGGCGAAGGAGGAGCCCAAGGCGAGGTTGTCAGCAAAACCGGCTCCTGCAAAAGTGGAAACGAAGCCAAAAAAGGCGGCGGGAAAGGATAAATCTTCAGACAAAAAAGtgcaaacaaaagggaaaagaggagcaaagggaAAACAGGCGGAAGTGGCCAACCAAGAGACTAAAGAAGACTTGCCTGCAGAAAATGGAGAGACTAAAAACGAGGAGAGCCCAGCCTCTGatgaagcagaagagaaagaagccaagtcTGATTAATAACCACACACTCAGTCCTGTCAGTGGTCCCTGTTTCCCTTCTTGTACAATCCAGAGGAATATTTTTATCAACTATTTTGTAAATGCAAGTTTTTTAGTAGctctggaaacatttttaaaaaggagggaatcccacctcatcccattttttaagtgtaaatgcCTTTTTTTAAGAGGTGAAATCATTtgctggttgtttattttttggtacaACCAGAAACTGATCCCAGAGTTGTAAACAACCAGTTGTACCAGAGTTGGTACAACCAGAAAATAGTGGGATATTGGATATGGGAGGCTTTGATTGTCTTGGGTGTCAGCTTAACATTCCATAGATGGGGGGTGGCTTTTATATCCTATAATACAAAAGCATACTAAATGGCAGTTTGGAGTCAGTTGTGCATTTAATGTCTTGAACACTTTAAATTACTTCTCTTCCCATATTGTTTTGGTAGAATTATTTCCTACAGCAAACCACTTTTTGATCTTGGCTCTCCTGGTCAGAATTTTGTGCACTATACTATAACATCTTTGGTCATGGTAGTCCAGTTTTCCTAGTAACTTGGTTAATGTGCTGTGAACGATTGACAGTTTGGGTATGTAGTGTATATGATATTAAATTGTGAATCAGTGGGACTTATGATGTAACAACATatcaatatttgaagatattgGTACTTGATATCCTGTTAAGGAAAGTTGCTCCAAATTTTAAGCTGGAAAGTCACTGGAATAACTGTTAAGAATCACAACTACATGATATTTTAGATTTCTGGTACATATGTGAAGAATTGTGTACAAATTGAAATGTCTGTGTAGTGATCctcaaaacaaccaaaaaaatctcagttataaaagaaaaaaaaaaaaaaagactatctcAACTTCCACTATCCCTCAAACACCTCATGATGGCCACGTAAGGTCCACATCAGTTCATAAAGGTTTCTCTAATCACATGCAATTCTCATTACCAGGATATACTCTTTCCAAGAAAATGTCAAGAGAAAAGAGACAACCTGAAGAGATTTGGCAAAACTTCCCTGGTTATTTATAAGAGATAAATGTTtcctttattcattaattcacatCTTTTGGCATAGAGAATGTGCATTACCCTTGCAGCTATCACCAGCCTCAAAAAACCTTGGAAAGTTTGTGAAAAAGCTTAATGACTCACACTATAAATGGCAAAGTTTCCCCAGCTGGCATCTACAACTTGCTAGAGCCATTGCTTTCCAGATGAAAAttaagctggaagataaaatgggaaAACATCACAAAATGCCTTGTAATCTCCAGATAAATTTGAGAGCAGCTTAATTTCCACTTGTCTAGGATTTAAGGTGTTTACCATAAAGCCTTCCTTTGGGAATGGAAAACCAGACTTGcatgataaatattaataacagaTATTTTATCTCAAAAGATGGTTGCAAGTTATCCATTTTTTTAACCATCCATATATCCCCCTTCaacaaatgcattcatttattatgtgctcttcatattttagaagacATAAACAAGAGCAAGTCATGCAATGTCCACAAGGAACTTACAGTCTTCTTCAGGGAGAGaagacatatattaaaaaatggtaatgataaaagacaaataacttttaataacaaatatataCCTCCCTACTCAACTTTTTTCTTAGCTATATTCAGAGACAGTTTAGGGACAGATGTCACCTCTGGGTTCATGAATTCAACTCATTAGGGTGAACCCACtagtattcatttttagagtaatCTATTATTTACCATTTTTGCATCTCAGCTTATCAAAATGAAGACAAGAATGTACAAAGCACATTCATGGAACCATGAGTTGCTAGTTTCATCTCTATCATGGGCAATTTGAAGAGAGTTTTAGAAGAATACATCTGAAAGGTGTGGTGTATTCACA includes:
- the LOC133050897 gene encoding non-histone chromosomal protein HMG-14-like codes for the protein MPKRKVSSAEGAAKEEPKARLSAKPAPAKVETKPKKAAGKDKSSDKKVQTKGKRGAKGKQAEVANQETKEDLPAENGETKNEESPASDEAEEKEAKSD